The genomic DNA AGCCCTTATTATATTTTTTTATCGTAGCCAGGAACTCAAGCGTGTCGTAAGGCCTTAGCTCGATATTCTCGAACCCGTCCCCGAAGTCAAACCACATGTGGTCGCACATCAATTCGCCTTCATCATCCCTGATGTCGGCCACCAGCACGGTCAGGGTCCTCCCTTTACGGTAATTGCATTTCGACCCGTACCGTAAGAAGACTCCCTTAAATTTTTGTCTGCCTTTGCACTGTATAGCCTCAAGTTTCTTCCTCAAATTTTCCACCGCCGGCATTTTCAAATGCTAAAAATCATAATAAAGTAATATGTAATAAAATTTATTGTTATGTAACAAAATATCAACTAATATGAAATAAATGTCAAATAAAACAATTGATCATATATCCGGCATCCAGCCTTGAATATCATTAAATACGTATTTAGCCCATTATCATTTAATGAAACTAGGATTACTCGGTCCGGAAGGCACTTTCTCTGAAATGGCGGCAAAAAAATGGAAACCTGATGCCGGGCTGATCTTTTTCGATGATATGGAATCCGCGGTAAGATGCGTGGATGAAGGCATATGCGACGAGTCCATCGTCCCGGTCGAAAACTCAGTCGAGGGAGCCGTAGGGATAGTGCTAGACGTTCTCCTTGAGATAAAGTCGCCCATCATCGGCGAAGTGATTTTACCGGTAAAGCAATGCCTTATGTCAAAGGGAGGCATTTCGGACATCAAGGTCATAGTCTCGCACCCGCAGGCTCTCGGGCAATGCAGGAGATATATCCGCGAGCATTTCCCGAACGCCGAGGTCAGGACTACCGGAAGCACGGCACATGCCGGCAAACTGGCACAGGAATTCACGGAAATGGCCGCGATAGGATGCTCCGAGTCGGCGAACCGCTACGGGCTTAAAGTACTAAAGGAAGGTATACAGGATTACCAGTCTAATTATACAAGATTTTTCGTATTCGGTAAAAAGATGCATGCCCCTACGGGAAACGATAAGACCTCTCTTGCCGTCTACCTGGAAAAGGACATGCCGGGCGCATTATATGAGTTCCTTGGAGAGTTCGCGAACAGGTCCATCAATATGACGAGAATAGAGTCCCGGCCCTCGAAAAAAATGCTGGGCGAGTACTGGTTCTTTATCGATGTGGAAGGACACGCTGAGGACCTGGTATTACAGGAAGCTATATCTGCTTTAAAGGATAAGTGTACCACACTCAAGGTGTTAGGTTCATATCCTAAGGCAGAGACTTTATGATCGGCGAGATACTCGTCTTTATATTAACATATTTTCTAATAATGGTAAGACCCTGGAAATTAAACGAAGCTACCGGGGCACTTCTTGGCGCTTTACTGATGATGGTGTTCCTTCAGCCGCACCACATACTGGAGGCGCTGGGCTTTCCAGCGGAGTACGGCACCCCGCTTGTGACCACGTGGAACGTCGTAATAATACTGATAGAGCTGATGGTCATAAGCACTTTTCTGGACGACTACGGGTTTTTCGAGTACTGCGCGGTCAAAGCAATGCAATTCGCAAGAGGTGACGCGCTTAAGCTGTTCAGCT from Methanooceanicella nereidis includes the following:
- the pheA gene encoding prephenate dehydratase produces the protein MKLGLLGPEGTFSEMAAKKWKPDAGLIFFDDMESAVRCVDEGICDESIVPVENSVEGAVGIVLDVLLEIKSPIIGEVILPVKQCLMSKGGISDIKVIVSHPQALGQCRRYIREHFPNAEVRTTGSTAHAGKLAQEFTEMAAIGCSESANRYGLKVLKEGIQDYQSNYTRFFVFGKKMHAPTGNDKTSLAVYLEKDMPGALYEFLGEFANRSINMTRIESRPSKKMLGEYWFFIDVEGHAEDLVLQEAISALKDKCTTLKVLGSYPKAETL